The following proteins are co-located in the Candidatus Competibacteraceae bacterium genome:
- a CDS encoding CcoQ/FixQ family Cbb3-type cytochrome c oxidase assembly chaperone: MQDLFDVLKNLEGTGLLYMLILAIGFLGIVIYVFTGKQRAKRFNQDAGIPFLDDESKGSKR; encoded by the coding sequence ATGCAGGATTTATTCGATGTACTAAAGAACCTGGAAGGGACTGGCCTGCTTTATATGCTCATCTTGGCGATAGGTTTTTTGGGGATTGTCATCTATGTGTTCACTGGAAAACAGCGAGCCAAACGCTTTAACCAAGATGCTGGGATACCATTTCTTGATGATGAGAGTAAAGGGTCCAAGCGGTAA